The following coding sequences are from one Lolium rigidum isolate FL_2022 chromosome 6, APGP_CSIRO_Lrig_0.1, whole genome shotgun sequence window:
- the LOC124660797 gene encoding serine/arginine repetitive matrix protein 1-like, with amino-acid sequence MGCCFSKKRKKHPDGSAAALPGRYRPEDRDPPSPEEEKVKEVLSETPSAKVTVVDPKPVANAVAVEEQEVTLKVKAVADAAASDLGSCFSLATDERSEAASESSVATSSVMGPERSPGKPAARRRPVSGELGGIARRDRDRAVAASYGVRSRSCRASPSPPPRREPPRDRSVRRSPSPAAKRATTTEQHRAASPAAPLQRKPPVPSRRASPHRARDAAPPPPPPPPLSPPPQPEEDAVAAGGEDRVAGDNASGNGQGHGDSDGEGKESLENPLVSMECFIFL; translated from the coding sequence ATGGGCTGCTGCTTCAGCAAGAAGCGCAAGAAGCATCCGGACGGTTCCGCGGCCGCCCTCCCTGGCCGCTACAGGCCGGAGGACCGCGACCCGCCGTccccggaggaggagaaggtgaagGAGGTGCTCTCGGAGACGCCGAGCGCTAAGGTAACGGTGGTGGATCCCAAGCCCGTGGCCAATGCCGTGGCGGTGGAGGAGCAGGAGGTGACTTTGAAGGTGAAGGCCGTCGCAGATGCCGCTGCGAGCGATCTCGGCAGCTGCTTCTCGCTGGCCACCGACGAGCGGTCCGAGGCGGCGTCCGAGTCGTCCGTCGCGACCAGCTCCGTGATGGGGCCGGAGCGGTCGCCGGGGAAGCCGGCGGCCAGGCGGCGCCCGGTCTCCGGCGAGCTGGGGGGAATCGCCCGGCGCGACCGTGACCGTGCTGTCGCCGCTTCCTACGGCGTCCGGTCCCGCAGCTGCCGCGCTTCGCCGTCCCCTCCGCCGCGGCGGGAGCCGCCGCGGGACCGGTCCGTGAGGaggtcgccgtcgccggcggcgaaGCGGGCGACGACGACGGAGCAGCATCGGGCCGCGAGCCCGGCCGCGCCCCTGCAGCGGAAGCCGCCCGTCCCGAGCAGGCGCGCCTCGCCGCACCGGGCGCGGGATgcggctcctcctccgcctccgccgccgccgctatccCCGCCACCGCAGCCGGAAGAGGACGCCGTGGCCGCGGGAGGCGAGGACAGAGTCGCCGGGGACAATGCCAGCGGTAACGGGCAAGGCCacggcgacagcgacggcgagGGGAAGGAGTCGCTGGAGAACCCGTTGGTGTCCATGGAATGCTTCATCTTCCTCTGA